TGTACCTGTTCGACACGTAACATTTTGGCACGATCTTGGTTTGGATCGATACCAAGTTTGTCTAAACGCTTCTCTATAGCGGTAAGATAACGTTGTAAATTTGCAAGTTTGGTATACCCCATTTCCGTGACAAAATTTGGGTAAATTAAGTGGTTGATTTGGTTTTTAATGTCCGACATTGCAAACGCCATTGTGAAATCTAACTTACCTTTTAAGCGTTTGTTTAAATCAAAGGTTAAGGTTAAGATTTTTTCGACTTGTTGGGCAATATCTACCGTCATTTCATTGAGATTTTCACGAATATACGCTTTGAGTTTATCAAAATCATCTTCATTCCACGCAAATCCGCCAAAGTCTTCGATTAATTTATCCACCGCACAGGCAATACAATCATCAATTAAACTTAATACATTGCCAAAAGGCGTGAAATACAAACCAAGTTTAGCTTTATTTGGCAGTTTTTCGTGTAAATATTTAATCGGTGAAGGCACATTTAACAGTAACAAACGGCGTAAACCTTGTTGCATTGCAACTTGTTGCTCGTATTCCGTTTCAAACAATTTAATCCCTACCGCATCTTTTTCATCAACAATAGCTGGATAGGCTTTGACGGTAAAATCTCGTTTCTTTTGCTCATAAAATTGTGGAAGTTGATCAAAATTCCAAATATGAATGCCACTTTGTTCAATACGATCATCCGCCACTGCAGAAAGGCTACGTTGTACTTTATCTTTCAGCATAAATTTTAATTCATCTAAATTCATACTTTCGGCAATTTTTTTCCCTTTATCATTAATTACTCTAAAGGTTATTTTTAAGTGAGCAGGAAGTTGCTCTAAATTCCATAGTTCAGGATCAACACTCACGCCTGTCATTCGACGCAGTTCGTAGGTTAGACTTTCAAGCAAGGGCTTTTCAAAAGGCACGGCTTTTGCTAAAAATGCCTCTGTATAATTCGGTGCAGGCACGAAGTTACGGCGAGTGGCTTTGGGGAGTGATTTTATCAAGGCGATCACAAGCTCACGGCGTAATCCCGGAATTTGCCAATCAAATCCTTGTGGTTCAATTTGGTTTAATAGTGGTAGAGGAATATGAACTGTCACACCATCTGCTTCTTTACCTATCTCAAATTGATAGCTTAATTTTAATTTGAGATTGCCTTGATGCCAAAAGTTAGGAAAATCTAATTCACTAACATTATTGGCATTTTCGTTGATCAAAAAGGACTTTTCAAAATTCAGCAATTCAGGATCTTTTTTGCTGGCTTTTTTCCACCACGTATCAAAATGCTTGCTCGATACCACTTCTGTGCCGATACGCTGATCATAAAATTCAAACAAAGTTTCTTCATCTACCAAAATATCACGACGACGTGTTTTGTGTTCTAAATCTTCGACTTCTCGAATTAAGCGGTTATTTTGTTTGAAGAATTTGTAATTATTCAGCCATTCACCTTCGACCAACGCAGAACGAATAAAAATTTCACGGCTAACAACAGGATCAATACCGCCAAAATTGACATTACGTTTTGCCACAATCGGCAATCCATAAAGGGTGACTTTTTCAGCGGCAATTACTGCCCCTTTGGATTTTTCCCAATGAGGTTCGCTGTAATTGGATTTGATAAGGTGCAAGGCTAACGGCTCAATCCATTCTGGCTCGATTTTTGCGACCATTCGCCCCCATAATTTTGAGGTTTCTACCAATTCCGACGCCATAATCCATTTTGGTTGCTTTTTGAATAGCGAGGAGCTTGGAAAGATTGAAAAATGGGAATTTCTCGCCCCCAAATAAGTCATTTTTTCAGGCTCTTTCATACCGATGTGCGACAGTAAACCTGTCAATAAAGCGGTGTGAATTTGTACATAATTTGCAGGTTCGGTGTTGATTGGCATTTTTAATTCACGCACCGTTAAACGCAGTTGATGATAAATATCTTGCCACTCACGGACACGCAAATAGTTTAAATAATTCTGACGACATAAACGTCTAAATTTATTTTGGGTTAATTCTTTCTGATTTTTACGGATAAAATGCCACAGGTTCACAAAAGAGAGAAAATCCGATTCTTTATCCGCAAAACGGCGATGTTTATCATCTGCCGATTGCTGTTTCTCTTGCGGGCGCTCTCTTGGATCTTGGATCGAAAGTGCAGAAACGATCATCATCACTTCGTGTAATGATCCATTTTGACTCGCCGCAATAACCATTCTTGCTAAACGAGGATCGATAGGTAACTGCGCGAGCTGACGACCGATAGGTGTAAGTTCACGCTTTTGCCCATATTTTGTTTGGCGGAATTGAAATGCTTGTAATTCTTCTAATAATTTAATCCCGTCTTGGATATTGCGAGAATCTGGCGGATCGACAAAAGGAAATGCCCCAATATCGTCCAAGCCAAGCGAAGTCATTTGCAAAATAACCGCCGCTAAGTTGGTACGTAAAATTTCAGGATCAGTAAATTCAGGGCGAGAATTGAAATCGTCTTCGGAATATAGACGAATACAAATTCCGTCACTAATACGCCCACAACGTCCTTTACGCTGATTGGCGGAGGCTTGTGAAATCGGCTCAATCGGTAAGCGTTGCACTTTGGTGCGATAGCTATAACGAGAAATGCGAGCCGTTCCGGTATCAATCACATATTTAATATTCGGAATGGTTAAAGAAGTTTCCGCCACGTTGGTCGCTAAAATAATGCGGTTTAAATTACTTGGGTGAAAAATACGTTGCTGTTCGCTTGATGATAACCGTGCATAAAGGGGCAAAATTTCGGTTAGATGTAAATTCTGTTTTTCAAGTGCGTCAGCGGTATCACGAATTTCACGCTCGCCGTTCATAAAGATCAAAATATCGCCACGCCCTTCCGCTTGCAATTCATCAACTGCATTCAGAATACCTTGTAGCTGATCTTGATCCTCTTCTTCCAATACAGGGCGATAACGCACTTCCACAGGATAAGTTCTGCCTGACACCTCAATAATCGGTGCATTATTAAAGTGCTTAGAAAAACGCTCAACGTCAATGGTCGCAGAGGTAATAATCACTTTTAAATCAGGGCGTTTTTTTAGAATTTGTTTTAAATAACCTAAAATAAAATCATTATTCAGACTGCGTTCGTGGGCTTCATCAATAATTAACGTGTCGTATTGATTTAGGTAACGATCCGTTTGAATTTCCGCAAGCAGAATACCATCCGTCATTAATTTAATCAGTGAGTTATTACTCACTTGATCGTTAAAACGCACTTTATAACCAACAATATCGCCCATCTCCGTTTCTAACTCTTCGGCAACACGATTTGCCACTGAGCGTGCCGCAATTCGGCGAGGCTGAGTATGACCGATTAACCCTTTAACACCACGCCCTAATTCCAAACACATTTTTGGTAGCTGAGTTGTTTTCCCAGAGCCAGTTTCCCCTGCGATAACGACAACTTGATTTTCTTGAATGGTTTTTAGGATTTCATCACGACGACTGCTGACAGGCAAATCAGGATAGGTTATTTTCAGATTTTGTAATAGTGATTTTTTATGACTAAAAAAAGCCTGTGCTGTGGAAATTGCATTTTTTATCTCAGAAGTTACCGCTTGTTTGGTTTCTTCTTTATGAATATTAGCTAAGCCACGAATACGACCACTTAAACGACGACTATCGCTAACCGTCATTTTTTGTAACTCTTTCATTAACGCTTTTTGTTCATCACTAAGCGGTCGGATTTTTTTGTTTTTTTGTAGA
This DNA window, taken from Pasteurella skyensis, encodes the following:
- the hrpA gene encoding ATP-dependent RNA helicase HrpA, which encodes MKTNSKKNLQKNKKIRPLSDEQKALMKELQKMTVSDSRRLSGRIRGLANIHKEETKQAVTSEIKNAISTAQAFFSHKKSLLQNLKITYPDLPVSSRRDEILKTIQENQVVVIAGETGSGKTTQLPKMCLELGRGVKGLIGHTQPRRIAARSVANRVAEELETEMGDIVGYKVRFNDQVSNNSLIKLMTDGILLAEIQTDRYLNQYDTLIIDEAHERSLNNDFILGYLKQILKKRPDLKVIITSATIDVERFSKHFNNAPIIEVSGRTYPVEVRYRPVLEEEDQDQLQGILNAVDELQAEGRGDILIFMNGEREIRDTADALEKQNLHLTEILPLYARLSSSEQQRIFHPSNLNRIILATNVAETSLTIPNIKYVIDTGTARISRYSYRTKVQRLPIEPISQASANQRKGRCGRISDGICIRLYSEDDFNSRPEFTDPEILRTNLAAVILQMTSLGLDDIGAFPFVDPPDSRNIQDGIKLLEELQAFQFRQTKYGQKRELTPIGRQLAQLPIDPRLARMVIAASQNGSLHEVMMIVSALSIQDPRERPQEKQQSADDKHRRFADKESDFLSFVNLWHFIRKNQKELTQNKFRRLCRQNYLNYLRVREWQDIYHQLRLTVRELKMPINTEPANYVQIHTALLTGLLSHIGMKEPEKMTYLGARNSHFSIFPSSSLFKKQPKWIMASELVETSKLWGRMVAKIEPEWIEPLALHLIKSNYSEPHWEKSKGAVIAAEKVTLYGLPIVAKRNVNFGGIDPVVSREIFIRSALVEGEWLNNYKFFKQNNRLIREVEDLEHKTRRRDILVDEETLFEFYDQRIGTEVVSSKHFDTWWKKASKKDPELLNFEKSFLINENANNVSELDFPNFWHQGNLKLKLSYQFEIGKEADGVTVHIPLPLLNQIEPQGFDWQIPGLRRELVIALIKSLPKATRRNFVPAPNYTEAFLAKAVPFEKPLLESLTYELRRMTGVSVDPELWNLEQLPAHLKITFRVINDKGKKIAESMNLDELKFMLKDKVQRSLSAVADDRIEQSGIHIWNFDQLPQFYEQKKRDFTVKAYPAIVDEKDAVGIKLFETEYEQQVAMQQGLRRLLLLNVPSPIKYLHEKLPNKAKLGLYFTPFGNVLSLIDDCIACAVDKLIEDFGGFAWNEDDFDKLKAYIRENLNEMTVDIAQQVEKILTLTFDLNKRLKGKLDFTMAFAMSDIKNQINHLIYPNFVTEMGYTKLANLQRYLTAIEKRLDKLGIDPNQDRAKMLRVEQVQNAYQQLLAKLPKSKAIPNEILEIRYMIEELRVSLFAQQLGTPYPISDKRILNLIREF